The Chryseolinea soli genome contains a region encoding:
- a CDS encoding asparagine synthetase B, with product MKRSVFFLFFLAAYITAHSNSIFIPMDEKQSNHLKAYGIAYWILRSDMQVDWLLNYRGGSFMCDYHPAIQNELMVRGVSFEIISDAQTNQIISEIASPAMNYDLMKLEKYPRIAVYSPKTKQPWDDAVTLVLTYAEIPYDIVFDDEVMNGMLTKYDWLHLHHEDFTGQYGKFYVQYSNMPWYIEQQKEAEDLARKFGFHKVSQLKLAVVKKIKEFVTSGGFLFAMCSATDTYDIALAAEGLDICDRMYDGDPADPTAQDKLKYENTFAFTNFRLERNPLQYEFSDIDNQPNERGLRQDNDYFSLFEFSAKWDPIPTMLTQNHTRVINGFFGQSTGFKENLIKPDVVIMGENKSIKEAKYIHGVLGKGFWTFYGGHDPEDYQHQVGEEPTDLNQHPNSPGYRLILNNVLFPAAKKKKQKT from the coding sequence ATGAAGCGTAGCGTGTTTTTCCTGTTTTTTTTGGCGGCCTACATCACGGCCCACAGCAATTCCATTTTCATTCCCATGGATGAAAAACAGTCCAACCACCTGAAGGCCTATGGCATTGCCTATTGGATCTTGCGCAGCGACATGCAGGTGGACTGGTTGCTGAACTACCGCGGCGGCAGTTTCATGTGCGACTATCACCCCGCCATCCAAAACGAGTTGATGGTGCGCGGCGTAAGCTTCGAGATCATCTCCGACGCCCAGACCAACCAGATCATCTCCGAGATCGCCAGCCCGGCCATGAACTATGACCTCATGAAGCTGGAGAAATATCCCCGGATCGCCGTCTACTCCCCCAAGACCAAACAACCCTGGGACGACGCCGTGACCCTGGTGCTGACCTACGCTGAAATTCCCTACGACATTGTTTTTGACGACGAGGTGATGAATGGTATGCTAACCAAATACGACTGGCTGCACTTACATCACGAAGATTTCACGGGTCAGTACGGCAAGTTCTATGTGCAATACAGCAACATGCCCTGGTACATCGAACAGCAAAAAGAAGCCGAAGACCTCGCGCGAAAATTTGGCTTCCACAAAGTGTCGCAGCTGAAGCTGGCGGTGGTGAAAAAGATCAAAGAGTTTGTGACCTCGGGAGGATTCTTGTTTGCCATGTGCTCCGCCACAGATACATACGACATTGCCCTGGCCGCCGAAGGCCTTGACATCTGCGACCGCATGTACGACGGCGACCCCGCCGATCCCACAGCGCAGGATAAATTGAAATACGAGAACACCTTTGCCTTTACCAATTTTCGTTTAGAGCGCAACCCGCTCCAATATGAATTTTCGGACATCGACAACCAACCCAACGAGCGGGGTCTGCGCCAGGACAACGACTACTTCTCGTTGTTCGAGTTCTCAGCCAAATGGGACCCGATCCCCACGATGCTCACCCAAAATCACACCCGCGTGATCAACGGTTTCTTTGGCCAAAGCACAGGATTCAAGGAGAACCTGATCAAACCCGACGTGGTGATCATGGGCGAAAACAAATCAATCAAGGAAGCCAAATACATCCACGGTGTCCTCGGCAAAGGCTTCTGGACCTTCTACGGCGGACACGATCCGGAAGACTATCAACACCAGGTGGGCGAAGAACCGACCGACCTGAATCAACATCCCAATTCGCCAGGCTACCGTTTGATCTTGAACAACGTGTTGTTCCCGGCGGCGAAGAAGAAGAAACAAAAAACCTGA
- a CDS encoding tRNA-(ms[2]io[6]A)-hydroxylase: MESKDKFTLGLELPTDPRWIDIAQEHIRDILVDHAYCEQKAASSCISLIILHPDREKLVEVLAPIVAEEWSHFERVLAELKKRGYTLGPSRKDEYVEALFKLVKKGGSREQQLVEKLLLNALIEARSCERFKVLWKHIPDPELSEFYHELMISEAGHYKTFLHLAKEYLPEDVVMHRWREWLEAEAEIMRGLGVRGDRIH, translated from the coding sequence GTGGAAAGCAAAGATAAATTCACACTAGGACTTGAACTCCCCACCGACCCGCGGTGGATCGATATCGCGCAAGAGCACATTCGCGACATCCTGGTGGATCATGCGTACTGTGAACAGAAGGCAGCGTCTTCCTGCATCTCGCTCATCATCCTGCATCCCGATCGCGAAAAACTCGTGGAGGTGCTGGCGCCCATCGTTGCCGAAGAGTGGAGTCACTTTGAGCGGGTGTTGGCCGAATTGAAGAAGCGCGGCTACACGCTGGGGCCGTCGCGCAAAGACGAATATGTGGAGGCCCTCTTCAAGCTCGTCAAAAAAGGAGGCAGCCGCGAACAACAGTTGGTGGAGAAATTACTGCTCAACGCACTTATCGAAGCCCGCAGCTGCGAGCGGTTTAAAGTGCTATGGAAACACATTCCCGATCCAGAGCTTTCGGAGTTCTATCATGAACTGATGATCTCAGAGGCGGGTCACTATAAAACCTTTTTGCATTTAGCGAAGGAATACCTTCCGGAAGATGTAGTCATGCATCGCTGGCGCGAGTGGTTGGAAGCGGAGGCGGAGATTATGCGAGGACTGGGCGTGAGAGGGGATAGGATTCATTAG
- a CDS encoding putative porin: MAAIVFQAAAQDQAPTRRRGSRIIDDTTKQVYGPKTSRYYYEQDFFYNRTVFSTIDTAIRNFHRWTYMQQNHYFYQDLGNIATAMKSIYFKPPTMIGATSGFTAYDVYWDAEKIRYFDTKSPYSNMRVNLGGKGRSTTKITFSRNIKPNWNIGFNYRALLIDKQVQRASKGDRNVKATYYDLYTTYETPDSSYRLFFNFQRSKHDAAEYGGILQGENFTYKDYFSTDAQPSLHEAISEDLRMNVHLYHQYKVGSALQVYHIFDRYRQGNNFVDVVASEPKGYYGSFVNIVNDSTNDYAKFKALRNELGIKGNLLKLFYNGYYALRNVSYTNRGGTYIQNSYTAAESYIGGRMQLALDSIGELGGWVEVQQNGNYRIEGTLKSRWFEASLKQMQYSPSYLTQSYVGMYNVWTNDFNSTNMTQVNGYIHYKSPSFELSPGLTFTTLNNYVYFKEVPDAVKDTVQVVQPFQTSDGQVIVSPEVKVSLVMARHIHFNAQFMYTRVLKNADNAIQLPAVFVNSQLSYENIFFNGNLDMHGGIDFHFQSDYFANSYWVPTQQFYTQQSFTSPSFPLIDLFFSARIKRGRIFLKYNNLIQAFTKEGYMATPQYPGQRPILDFGFDWSFYD, from the coding sequence TTGGCTGCTATCGTCTTTCAAGCAGCGGCCCAGGACCAGGCCCCCACGCGCCGCAGGGGGTCGCGCATCATCGACGACACCACCAAGCAGGTCTATGGCCCGAAGACGTCGCGCTATTACTATGAGCAGGACTTCTTCTATAACCGCACGGTGTTCTCCACCATCGACACGGCCATCCGCAATTTTCACCGGTGGACGTACATGCAGCAGAATCATTACTTCTACCAGGATCTTGGCAACATCGCTACGGCGATGAAGTCGATCTACTTCAAGCCCCCCACCATGATCGGGGCTACCTCGGGGTTTACCGCCTACGATGTGTATTGGGACGCTGAAAAGATCCGCTACTTCGACACCAAGTCGCCCTACTCTAACATGCGGGTGAACCTTGGCGGAAAGGGGCGCTCCACGACGAAGATCACCTTTAGCCGCAACATCAAACCCAATTGGAATATCGGGTTTAACTACCGGGCCTTGCTCATCGACAAGCAGGTCCAGCGCGCCAGCAAAGGCGACCGCAACGTGAAGGCTACCTACTACGATCTCTATACAACCTATGAAACGCCAGACAGTAGTTACCGGCTGTTCTTCAACTTTCAACGCTCCAAACACGATGCCGCAGAATACGGCGGCATTCTGCAAGGCGAAAATTTTACGTATAAAGACTATTTCTCCACCGACGCGCAACCCAGCCTGCATGAAGCCATCAGCGAAGACCTGCGCATGAACGTTCACCTCTACCACCAATATAAAGTGGGATCGGCCCTGCAGGTCTATCACATCTTCGATCGCTACCGGCAAGGGAATAATTTTGTGGACGTCGTGGCCTCGGAGCCGAAAGGTTATTACGGCAGTTTTGTCAACATCGTGAATGACTCGACGAACGACTATGCGAAGTTCAAGGCTTTGCGAAATGAGTTGGGTATCAAGGGTAATTTGTTAAAGCTTTTTTATAATGGGTATTACGCCCTGCGGAATGTGTCGTACACAAACCGGGGGGGCACTTACATCCAAAACAGTTATACGGCCGCAGAGAGCTATATCGGCGGAAGGATGCAGTTGGCACTGGATTCTATTGGTGAGCTCGGGGGCTGGGTGGAAGTGCAGCAGAATGGTAACTACCGCATCGAAGGTACCCTTAAGAGCAGGTGGTTTGAAGCTTCGCTAAAACAAATGCAGTACTCGCCCTCGTATCTCACGCAATCTTATGTGGGCATGTACAATGTGTGGACCAACGATTTCAACAGCACGAACATGACCCAGGTGAATGGCTATATTCATTACAAATCGCCGTCGTTCGAACTCTCGCCGGGGCTCACGTTTACCACGCTGAACAACTATGTCTATTTTAAAGAAGTCCCCGACGCCGTCAAAGACACTGTTCAGGTGGTTCAACCCTTTCAAACCTCCGACGGCCAGGTCATTGTGTCGCCCGAAGTAAAGGTGTCGTTGGTGATGGCCCGCCACATTCATTTCAATGCACAGTTCATGTACACCCGCGTCCTTAAGAATGCGGACAATGCGATTCAATTGCCGGCGGTGTTTGTCAACTCCCAATTGTCGTACGAAAACATTTTCTTCAACGGCAACCTCGACATGCACGGCGGGATCGATTTTCATTTTCAGTCCGACTACTTTGCCAATAGCTATTGGGTACCCACCCAGCAATTCTACACGCAGCAATCCTTCACGTCCCCCAGTTTTCCGCTGATCGACCTGTTCTTTAGCGCACGCATCAAACGCGGCCGCATCTTCCTGAAGTACAACAACCTGATCCAGGCGTTCACGAAGGAGGGCTATATGGCCACGCCACAATACCCCGGCCAACGCCCGATCCTTGATTTTGGATTCGACTGGTCGTTCTATGATTAA
- the lpxK gene encoding tetraacyldisaccharide 4'-kinase: MILLRILLYPMAMAYNFITGLRNRLYDRGLKPSVTFELPVINVGNLTVGGTGKTPLIEYLIRLLAPNRKVATLSRGYGRTTTGFRIAGPSDNAATLGDEPTQFYQKYGDRVTVAVGEERALAIPNILQDHPDTEIILLDDAYQHRKVRPSLNILLSDYSRPFYEDLLLPAGRLRESRHGATRADVVVVTKCPPEISDDEMMDIDQQVRRYVEKPVFFTHVRYGSPMPVTTRAQKLGDDVVLVTGIANAKPLVHYLKQTFNLVKHFDFTDHHTYRASDLEDFAGALKAHPQASFLTTEKDKVKLVSPAFREAIEKIPLFYLPIEVEFIKNGQDFDEIVLNHLKRA; this comes from the coding sequence ATGATCCTTCTCCGCATTTTGCTTTATCCCATGGCCATGGCCTACAACTTCATCACCGGTCTGCGCAACCGGCTGTATGATCGCGGGCTAAAGCCTTCCGTCACCTTCGAGCTGCCCGTGATCAATGTGGGCAACCTTACCGTTGGCGGTACGGGCAAAACGCCGCTGATCGAATACCTCATCCGGTTGTTGGCCCCTAACCGTAAGGTGGCCACTCTAAGCCGGGGCTATGGTCGGACGACCACCGGCTTTCGCATCGCCGGCCCCAGCGACAACGCCGCCACCCTGGGCGATGAACCCACACAGTTCTACCAAAAATATGGCGACCGCGTCACCGTTGCCGTAGGCGAAGAACGCGCGCTGGCTATCCCCAACATTCTTCAAGATCATCCCGACACAGAGATCATCCTGCTCGACGATGCCTACCAGCACCGGAAGGTGAGACCCTCCCTGAACATTCTCCTGTCGGACTATAGCCGTCCGTTTTATGAGGACCTGCTCTTACCGGCTGGCCGACTCAGGGAATCACGTCACGGCGCCACGCGGGCCGATGTGGTGGTGGTCACCAAATGTCCCCCCGAAATCTCAGACGACGAGATGATGGACATCGACCAGCAGGTGCGCCGGTATGTGGAGAAGCCGGTGTTCTTCACCCACGTTCGCTATGGCAGCCCCATGCCGGTTACGACGCGGGCGCAGAAGCTTGGCGATGACGTGGTGCTTGTCACAGGCATTGCCAACGCAAAGCCCCTGGTTCACTATTTAAAACAAACCTTTAACCTGGTAAAGCATTTCGATTTCACAGACCATCATACCTACCGGGCGTCTGACCTGGAGGACTTCGCCGGTGCCCTAAAAGCGCATCCCCAGGCAAGTTTTCTCACCACCGAAAAGGACAAGGTCAAGCTCGTATCGCCGGCCTTTCGGGAGGCGATCGAAAAAATTCCGCTGTTTTATTTGCCCATCGAAGTGGAATTCATCAAAAATGGACAGGATTTTGATGAGATCGTGCTAAATCATTTGAAGCGTGCCTGA
- a CDS encoding Nif3-like dinuclear metal center hexameric protein, producing the protein MNASIKIKDVTITLEALAPRGYQENYDNAGLLTGNANADCTGILVTLDCTEAVVQEAIQQGCNLIVAHHPIVFKGLKKLTGNHYVERVIIAAIKNDIAIYAIHTNLDNVMDGVNRKMCERIGLKNLKILVPKTDTLKKLVTFIPKEHADAVLSALYQAGAGQIGNYQNCSFQVAGMGTFMPGEAATPHIGKTHVQETVEEIRAEVIFPVPLEGAVLAALRKAHPYEEVAYYLSVLTNENQEVGSGMTGELETPMEPLEFLQGLKVRMEAQVIRYTAFSRPLIKKVAVCGGSGSFLLSKAIQAGADIFITADFKYHEFFDADGKIIIADIGHYESEAFTKELLQEVLRKKFPTFAINFSKTVTNPISYL; encoded by the coding sequence ATGAACGCAAGTATAAAAATAAAAGACGTAACCATAACGCTCGAGGCCCTGGCACCCCGCGGATACCAGGAAAACTATGACAACGCAGGCCTCCTCACCGGCAACGCGAACGCCGATTGCACGGGGATCCTGGTCACACTCGACTGCACGGAAGCCGTCGTGCAAGAGGCCATCCAACAGGGATGCAACCTCATTGTGGCACACCACCCCATCGTCTTCAAAGGATTGAAAAAGCTCACCGGCAACCACTATGTGGAGCGGGTGATCATCGCCGCCATCAAGAACGATATCGCCATCTATGCCATCCACACCAACCTCGACAACGTCATGGACGGGGTGAACCGGAAGATGTGCGAGCGCATTGGCCTGAAAAACCTGAAGATCCTGGTTCCCAAGACCGACACCTTGAAAAAGCTGGTCACCTTCATTCCCAAAGAGCATGCCGACGCCGTGCTGTCGGCCCTCTACCAGGCTGGGGCGGGCCAGATCGGCAACTATCAAAATTGCAGTTTCCAGGTGGCGGGCATGGGCACGTTTATGCCCGGCGAGGCGGCCACACCGCACATCGGAAAAACGCACGTCCAGGAAACGGTGGAAGAGATACGGGCGGAGGTGATTTTCCCCGTGCCGCTGGAGGGTGCGGTATTGGCGGCTTTGCGAAAAGCGCATCCCTATGAAGAAGTGGCTTATTATTTGAGCGTGCTAACCAATGAAAATCAAGAAGTTGGCTCGGGGATGACCGGAGAGTTGGAGACGCCCATGGAACCTTTGGAATTCCTGCAAGGTTTAAAAGTACGTATGGAAGCCCAAGTGATCCGCTACACCGCATTCTCCCGCCCTTTGATAAAAAAAGTGGCCGTTTGCGGAGGATCAGGCAGCTTTCTGCTTTCGAAGGCCATTCAGGCCGGGGCGGACATTTTCATCACTGCCGACTTTAAATATCACGAGTTTTTTGATGCCGACGGGAAAATTATCATAGCCGACATCGGGCATTATGAGAGCGAAGCTTTCACCAAAGAACTTTTGCAGGAGGTTTTACGGAAAAAATTTCCTACTTTTGCGATCAATTTTTCAAAGACTGTCACGAATCCAATAAGCTACCTATAA
- a CDS encoding zinc ribbon domain-containing protein — protein MENQSVAQKLEALVKLQFIDTKLDELKKLRGDLPDEVQDLEDEIEGYKTRQTRYETDQKDIEEGIKKYKEGIKEAEKLIKKYTEQQKNVRNNREFDAITKEIELQELEIQICEKKIKEGKDQIGDKKDEIEKINNQIKERGEHLDNKKKELDGILAESHEEEKRLLAEREKATKKIEDKLLKYYERLRTSLTNGLAVVRVVRGAAEGCNIVIPPQKIAEIREKKKIVIDEHSGRILADVDMDSLDEGDKPKTAKVATPAPTRRKKVE, from the coding sequence ATGGAAAATCAATCAGTTGCACAGAAGCTCGAAGCGCTTGTTAAACTCCAATTCATTGACACAAAGCTAGACGAACTTAAAAAGCTCCGGGGCGACCTTCCCGACGAAGTCCAGGATTTGGAGGACGAAATTGAGGGGTACAAGACGCGCCAAACGCGATACGAAACTGATCAGAAGGACATTGAAGAAGGTATCAAAAAGTACAAAGAAGGTATCAAGGAAGCCGAAAAGCTGATCAAGAAATACACCGAACAACAGAAAAACGTTAGAAACAACCGCGAATTCGACGCCATCACCAAGGAAATAGAGCTTCAGGAGCTGGAAATCCAGATCTGCGAGAAAAAGATCAAAGAAGGCAAAGACCAGATCGGCGACAAAAAAGACGAGATCGAAAAGATCAACAACCAGATCAAAGAACGCGGCGAACACCTCGACAACAAGAAAAAAGAACTTGACGGCATCCTGGCCGAAAGCCACGAAGAAGAGAAAAGACTGTTAGCAGAACGCGAAAAGGCTACCAAGAAAATCGAAGACAAACTCCTCAAATATTACGAACGCCTCCGTACCAGCCTCACCAACGGCCTTGCCGTAGTGCGCGTGGTACGCGGTGCCGCCGAAGGATGTAACATCGTGATCCCTCCTCAAAAGATCGCCGAGATCCGCGAGAAAAAGAAAATTGTGATCGATGAGCATTCCGGTCGTATCTTAGCGGACGTTGACATGGACTCTCTCGATGAAGGTGACAAGCCAAAAACTGCTAAAGTGGCTACTCCAGCCCCTACCAGAAGAAAAAAAGTTGAATAA
- a CDS encoding tetratricopeptide repeat protein, protein MWCATAVAAPPEEWKFDAISQKAYDLVLNLQTVEAYAMLPNPKTPQEHYVLALGEALELLITEDGEKYTEYEDHFEERLERKIKLNSPDELLLLAEIRVQWAFVYLKYGHEFDAGLNLRQAFLTAKELKKRFPEYQAIKKTAGMLEVIIGSVPEQYNWVLSLLSMDGSIGEGMAELESFTKAGHPLSFEAGMISALAKGLLLQQTDSAVTEARQLLAGHPGNRLALFLGGALAIKNSQSEEALFLLNTLSTKHSGLPIYYAEYLKGEIYLHKAEYMEAMAAYRWFINHYKGQNFIKDAYYKVGLCYYLNGSNNDALQVFKQARTLGKEASEADKYAARSLADSELPHMQLTKARYATDGGYYDNARKILESITPAQVPSKRDQVELIYRKARLEHKTNHLSQAKELYKETVKQNGQEPWYYAPNACLQLGYLAWADNDLEGAKTFFTLALSYKKHEYKNSIDSKAKSALAQLKRNSGIGLVDQRR, encoded by the coding sequence TTGTGGTGTGCCACCGCCGTCGCCGCCCCTCCCGAGGAATGGAAGTTTGATGCCATTTCTCAAAAGGCCTACGACCTGGTGCTCAATCTTCAAACGGTAGAGGCCTATGCCATGCTGCCCAATCCCAAAACCCCCCAGGAGCATTATGTGCTGGCCCTGGGTGAAGCGCTGGAGTTGCTCATCACCGAAGACGGTGAAAAATACACCGAATACGAAGACCACTTCGAGGAGCGCCTGGAGCGCAAGATCAAACTGAACTCACCCGACGAGCTGTTGTTGCTGGCCGAGATCCGCGTGCAATGGGCCTTCGTCTATTTAAAATACGGTCACGAATTCGATGCCGGCCTCAACCTGCGCCAGGCTTTCCTCACAGCGAAGGAATTGAAGAAACGTTTCCCGGAATATCAAGCCATCAAAAAAACGGCGGGCATGCTCGAGGTGATCATCGGCTCGGTGCCTGAGCAATATAACTGGGTGCTGAGCCTGCTCAGCATGGACGGCTCTATTGGCGAGGGCATGGCCGAGTTGGAATCCTTCACCAAAGCGGGCCATCCACTGAGCTTTGAAGCCGGCATGATCTCGGCGCTCGCCAAGGGCTTGTTGTTGCAGCAAACCGACAGTGCCGTAACCGAGGCACGCCAGTTGTTGGCCGGTCATCCAGGCAACCGGCTTGCCTTGTTTCTGGGTGGTGCCCTGGCGATAAAAAATTCACAAAGCGAAGAGGCCTTGTTCCTTCTGAACACCTTGAGTACGAAACACTCGGGGTTGCCCATCTACTACGCCGAATATCTGAAAGGTGAGATCTACCTGCACAAAGCAGAATATATGGAGGCCATGGCCGCTTATCGTTGGTTTATCAACCACTACAAGGGACAGAATTTCATCAAAGACGCTTATTATAAAGTGGGGTTATGCTACTACCTGAACGGGAGCAACAACGATGCGCTGCAGGTCTTCAAACAAGCCCGAACGCTTGGCAAAGAAGCCAGCGAGGCCGACAAATACGCTGCCCGCAGCCTGGCCGACAGTGAGCTTCCCCACATGCAACTCACAAAAGCCCGCTATGCCACCGATGGCGGCTACTACGACAATGCCCGCAAGATCCTGGAATCTATAACGCCGGCGCAAGTTCCCAGCAAGCGCGACCAGGTTGAATTGATCTATCGCAAAGCACGCCTGGAGCATAAAACCAACCATCTTTCTCAGGCCAAGGAATTATACAAAGAGACCGTAAAACAAAACGGCCAGGAGCCCTGGTACTATGCACCCAACGCCTGCCTGCAGCTGGGCTATCTCGCCTGGGCCGACAACGACCTGGAAGGCGCGAAGACCTTTTTCACACTCGCCCTCTCCTACAAGAAGCACGAATACAAGAACAGCATCGACAGCAAAGCAAAGTCTGCCCTCGCGCAGTTAAAACGCAATAGTGGGATTGGGTTGGTTGATCAACGCAGGTGA
- a CDS encoding histidine phosphatase family protein yields MSSKKIYLVRHGQTDFNLQNIVQGSGVDSSLNDRGRAQAQAFFNKYKDIPFDKVYTSALKRTRESVQSFIDLGLPVESFAGLNEISWGTKEGFPITPEEDQYYHYMLKQWQLGDTTLRIEGGESPDEVVKRMKPVLQHIMNQPDEKTVLICMHGRAIRILMCIILNYPLKSMDMFEHENLGLYLLHYSGSFFTVELYNDTAHLR; encoded by the coding sequence TTGAGCAGCAAAAAAATTTACCTCGTCCGCCACGGCCAGACGGATTTCAACCTCCAGAACATCGTCCAGGGCAGCGGGGTAGACAGCAGCTTAAACGACCGGGGCCGCGCCCAGGCCCAGGCTTTCTTTAACAAATACAAGGATATCCCGTTCGACAAGGTCTATACGTCGGCCCTGAAACGCACCCGCGAGTCGGTGCAATCCTTCATCGATCTGGGTTTACCCGTAGAGTCATTTGCGGGGCTGAACGAGATCAGTTGGGGCACCAAGGAAGGCTTTCCCATCACGCCCGAAGAAGACCAGTATTATCACTACATGCTCAAACAATGGCAACTGGGCGACACCACGCTGCGCATTGAAGGAGGCGAAAGCCCGGACGAAGTGGTCAAGCGCATGAAGCCTGTGCTCCAGCACATCATGAACCAACCCGACGAAAAGACGGTGCTCATCTGCATGCACGGCCGCGCCATCCGCATCCTGATGTGCATCATCCTGAACTATCCCCTGAAATCGATGGACATGTTCGAGCACGAGAACCTCGGGCTCTACTTATTGCATTATAGTGGTTCGTTCTTTACCGTTGAGTTATACAACGATACGGCTCACCTGCGTTGA
- a CDS encoding hotdog fold thioesterase, with the protein MGIFKTTTTVEALNKWSANTLAEQLGISFTVIGEDYLEATMPVDRRTHQPLGLLHGGASVALAETMGSVAATLCVDGTKHYCVGLEINANHIKSAREGFVTGVVKPIHVGRKTQVWEIRISNQIGELVCISRITMAVLDRQN; encoded by the coding sequence ATGGGAATTTTCAAAACTACTACCACCGTCGAAGCCTTGAACAAATGGTCGGCCAATACCCTGGCCGAGCAACTGGGCATTTCTTTCACCGTGATCGGCGAAGATTACCTGGAGGCCACCATGCCCGTAGACCGCCGTACGCACCAGCCGTTGGGCTTGTTGCACGGAGGCGCCTCCGTGGCCCTGGCGGAAACCATGGGCAGCGTGGCCGCTACTTTGTGCGTGGATGGAACAAAACACTACTGCGTGGGGTTAGAAATCAATGCCAACCACATCAAGAGCGCACGCGAAGGTTTTGTGACCGGGGTGGTGAAACCCATTCACGTCGGAAGAAAAACTCAGGTTTGGGAAATCCGTATTAGTAACCAGATCGGTGAATTGGTGTGCATCAGCCGGATCACCATGGCAGTGTTGGACAGACAAAATTGA
- a CDS encoding chorismate-binding protein: protein MDTTTSVSSPRIVETDYLSFLINYAVDQNFSVAVWRLPNDNTKHLILSREHELLKPDAALEELPTGFIFAPFDTAGDRIFLKADYSFSFTDDTLKPPATTLETASATWLQSKLGDIKRTKARHYAQEHALGNPEKDAYIALVSKGIAEIEQGVFEKVVPSRSKSVDLPLDFDIVTSFLKLCHANPNALISFVSSPETGSWLGATPELLVNVEDGTTFKTIALAGTQPYREGMNLKSVAWTQKDIEEQALVERYIISCFKRIRLREYDEHGPKTVVAGNVLHLKSEFTVDMQATDFLQLGTIMLQLLHPTSAVCGMPLNPAVDFLRKYEGYDRQFYAGFLGPVNFKNNIHIFVNLRCAQLMETKAILYAGAGVTIDSVPEQEWEETEIKMNTLLNVISPSKNA, encoded by the coding sequence ATGGATACTACGACATCAGTTTCATCACCCAGGATTGTTGAAACTGACTATCTTTCTTTTCTCATCAACTATGCCGTCGACCAGAATTTTTCCGTAGCCGTCTGGCGGCTTCCCAACGACAACACCAAGCACCTCATCCTCTCGCGCGAACACGAGCTTCTCAAGCCCGACGCCGCGCTGGAAGAGCTTCCCACCGGGTTTATCTTTGCCCCCTTCGACACGGCAGGCGACCGGATCTTTCTGAAAGCTGATTATTCCTTCTCCTTTACGGACGATACGCTGAAGCCTCCCGCGACAACGCTGGAAACCGCATCAGCCACCTGGCTTCAATCGAAGCTCGGTGACATCAAAAGAACCAAAGCAAGACATTACGCCCAGGAACATGCCCTGGGCAATCCTGAAAAGGATGCCTACATCGCGCTGGTATCCAAAGGCATTGCCGAGATCGAGCAGGGCGTGTTCGAAAAAGTGGTTCCTTCCCGTAGCAAGTCCGTTGATCTTCCGTTGGATTTTGACATCGTGACCTCGTTCCTGAAACTGTGCCACGCCAACCCGAACGCGCTCATCTCATTCGTGAGCTCGCCGGAAACCGGAAGCTGGCTGGGCGCTACACCCGAGTTGCTGGTGAATGTCGAAGATGGAACCACATTCAAAACCATTGCCCTGGCCGGCACACAGCCCTATCGTGAGGGCATGAACCTGAAGTCGGTGGCCTGGACCCAGAAAGACATCGAGGAGCAGGCTTTGGTTGAGCGCTATATCATCAGCTGCTTCAAGCGCATCCGCTTGCGCGAATATGACGAGCACGGGCCAAAGACCGTGGTGGCCGGCAATGTGCTCCACCTCAAGTCGGAGTTCACGGTAGACATGCAGGCCACGGATTTTCTGCAATTGGGCACCATCATGCTGCAGTTGCTCCACCCCACCTCAGCCGTTTGCGGCATGCCGCTGAATCCGGCCGTGGATTTTCTGCGAAAATATGAGGGCTATGACCGGCAATTTTACGCTGGCTTCCTGGGACCGGTAAATTTTAAGAACAACATTCATATTTTTGTCAACCTCCGTTGCGCGCAACTGATGGAAACAAAGGCCATTCTGTATGCGGGCGCCGGGGTCACCATCGACTCCGTGCCGGAGCAGGAATGGGAAGAAACAGAAATAAAAATGAACACGCTCTTAAACGTTATCAGTCCTTCAAAGAACGCATGA